In one Candidatus Poribacteria bacterium genomic region, the following are encoded:
- a CDS encoding DUF5916 domain-containing protein, whose protein sequence is MRYRAVLLIFAVIAAMNLNAEAIKEIKPLFTQETIEINGHLNEEPWIETQVIDDFTQQSPDEGQPTTERTEVRMLYDAEKLYIGFECYDSEPEKIVANEMRRDGRLWQNDNVYIMLDTYGDKRQCFFFRTNALGALSDTAVTDGGENLNGSWDCIWEAAGRQHEKGWTVEIAIPFNQLRFKKDDSMVWGVNFGRNIARLNQTTQWIQVPRSQSWPGTYHPIYQGKLTGLHGIASPSYFNVKPYLLGGLGRNPDDENWQRTTEGDIGLDMKYGVTSNLTLDLTLNTDFAQVEADQEEVNLTRFSLYFPERRDFFLEGSGLFAFGAGIGDFGPPPLSVFYSRRIGIEDDKQVRLLGGGKLTGKVGAYSVGALNMTTAASEESPMTNFSVLRMQRDILSDSTVGFILTNRQSDLGSDYHRNGGIDLFFRPHDQWRMRAMSVGSWSPDPEERDLAWYLSNDWRNKHFRVNASYLDIGPQFTSEMGFMHRRDIRSLMLNTNYEVQVSRYGIRDVGAGLSGGYLLDHDNTPIGWDFGISADMIRYSDDGLNLDFRRFFDRVDESFSINDAEIPAGDYEMNQVSLRGFTESSRPFAVFGRVEYGDYFHGNRVGFSIDSQWRITYQLAIETRYQRNWIQLPEIDLLTTNVVGARISYALNTRFFTKLYTQWNDSAERASANFLLNYIYRPGSDFYLVYDQGWDTSDGFHAHEWTVLSKFTYLFSL, encoded by the coding sequence ATGCGTTACAGAGCCGTCCTTTTGATATTCGCGGTGATCGCTGCGATGAATCTAAATGCCGAAGCCATCAAAGAAATCAAACCACTGTTCACCCAAGAAACAATCGAAATCAATGGACACCTCAACGAGGAACCTTGGATAGAGACACAAGTCATCGACGACTTTACACAACAATCTCCCGATGAAGGGCAACCAACTACTGAACGCACAGAAGTTCGCATGCTGTATGACGCTGAAAAACTTTACATCGGGTTTGAGTGCTACGACTCGGAACCTGAAAAAATCGTTGCGAACGAAATGCGCCGCGATGGGAGACTCTGGCAAAATGATAACGTTTATATTATGCTTGACACCTACGGCGATAAACGACAATGCTTCTTTTTTCGGACGAATGCGCTCGGCGCGCTGTCAGACACCGCCGTCACTGATGGTGGTGAAAACCTGAATGGGAGTTGGGACTGTATCTGGGAAGCCGCTGGACGGCAACATGAAAAAGGATGGACAGTTGAAATCGCGATTCCCTTTAATCAGTTACGGTTCAAAAAAGACGATTCGATGGTTTGGGGTGTAAATTTCGGACGCAATATTGCGAGGCTTAATCAAACGACGCAGTGGATTCAGGTGCCGCGAAGTCAGAGTTGGCCCGGGACATACCATCCAATATATCAAGGCAAACTAACCGGGCTTCACGGTATTGCGTCGCCATCGTATTTTAATGTAAAACCGTATCTTCTCGGCGGTTTGGGACGGAATCCTGATGATGAAAATTGGCAGCGTACTACCGAAGGCGACATTGGATTGGACATGAAATACGGTGTTACCTCGAACCTGACACTGGATTTGACACTGAATACCGATTTTGCACAGGTAGAGGCGGACCAAGAGGAGGTTAACCTTACACGGTTTAGTCTTTATTTTCCAGAGCGGCGTGATTTTTTTCTTGAGGGTAGCGGACTGTTCGCCTTTGGCGCAGGGATCGGAGATTTCGGTCCGCCACCTTTATCGGTTTTTTATAGCCGCCGCATCGGTATCGAAGACGACAAACAGGTTCGACTTCTCGGTGGTGGTAAACTAACAGGAAAGGTCGGAGCATACAGTGTAGGCGCGCTCAATATGACGACTGCTGCCTCAGAGGAATCACCGATGACGAACTTCTCTGTGCTAAGAATGCAGCGTGATATTCTCAGCGATTCAACCGTCGGCTTTATCCTCACGAACCGACAGAGCGATTTGGGTAGCGACTATCATCGCAACGGTGGGATAGACCTGTTTTTCAGACCACACGATCAGTGGCGGATGCGTGCAATGAGCGTCGGGAGTTGGTCGCCAGATCCAGAAGAACGCGATCTCGCTTGGTATCTCTCAAATGACTGGCGCAACAAGCATTTCCGCGTCAACGCTTCTTACCTCGACATCGGTCCCCAATTTACGAGTGAAATGGGATTCATGCATCGGCGGGACATTCGGTCGCTCATGTTGAATACGAATTACGAAGTCCAAGTCAGTCGGTATGGTATACGGGATGTCGGTGCAGGTCTCTCCGGTGGTTACCTACTGGATCACGATAACACTCCTATCGGTTGGGACTTCGGGATCAGCGCGGATATGATTCGGTATTCAGACGACGGGCTGAATCTTGATTTCCGACGGTTTTTTGACCGTGTCGATGAATCTTTTAGTATCAATGATGCTGAGATTCCCGCTGGCGATTACGAGATGAATCAGGTTTCGCTAAGAGGGTTCACCGAGAGCAGCAGACCGTTTGCTGTATTCGGCCGTGTAGAGTATGGGGACTACTTTCACGGTAACCGCGTGGGGTTCAGTATTGATAGTCAGTGGCGCATAACTTATCAACTCGCCATCGAAACCCGTTATCAACGTAACTGGATTCAATTGCCCGAAATTGATTTGTTGACAACAAACGTTGTTGGCGCGAGGATTAGTTATGCGTTAAACACACGGTTCTTTACGAAACTGTACACACAGTGGAACGACAGCGCGGAACGGGCAAGCGCGAATTTTTTGCTCAATTACATCTACCGTCCCGGAAGCGATTTTTACCTCGTGTACGATCAGGGATGGGATACATCGGACGGTTTCCACGCACACGAATGGACAGTGTTGAGTAAGTTTACTTACCTGTTTAGTCTATAA
- a CDS encoding tetratricopeptide repeat protein, with amino-acid sequence MKANRISLLGLLFLSFLFSCARAPQQIIEFPEKEIDFTVVRVEGRFGAASGFFVAPDKIATNIHVIAHPGSVFIKSPDKQKVWRVEGVTAFDVKNDLAVLKVIGEGIPFLLGNSDAVKVGDAVIATGYPGGKYRGTQGIVHRVRNNDKWLQMKISLSGGSSGSPVRNSKGRVIAVVSAVEDPYSYAIPSNALRTLIDRSRLAEPLTRWRKRKHIRAYIYSVQGQRKYNANHYNEAVADFDKAIKLNPEKVDAYYNRGLAKFTLGDLEFAQGNLEEARKLYEAGIEDSTQAIKLNPEDAYAYHNRAGGKFRLAQFEANQGAVAKGQTYYQGAIHDWTQVIELDSELADPYNNRGIAKATLGESKANQGNIAGAQALYASAIEDCTQAIRLYPEYAEPYINRGYARFRLGKTRANQGDMAAAGALYLSAVEDCTRAIQLDPENAYAYGNRGVTKAALGNAEGAIEDFDAALRINPNYAEVYYDRGRAKETLGQEEAAQADFQKAKALKPDTEQ; translated from the coding sequence ATGAAAGCAAACAGAATATCTTTACTGGGTTTGCTCTTTTTGAGTTTCCTGTTCTCCTGCGCGCGGGCTCCCCAACAGATTATTGAATTTCCTGAAAAAGAAATCGATTTTACGGTCGTCCGTGTAGAGGGCAGATTTGGGGCTGCCAGCGGCTTCTTCGTGGCACCGGACAAGATTGCGACAAACATTCACGTTATTGCGCACCCCGGTTCCGTTTTCATAAAATCTCCTGACAAACAGAAGGTCTGGCGTGTTGAGGGCGTAACGGCGTTCGATGTTAAAAACGATCTCGCTGTCTTAAAAGTTATAGGTGAAGGCATACCGTTTCTACTTGGCAACAGCGATGCTGTTAAAGTGGGGGACGCAGTGATTGCCACAGGCTACCCGGGTGGAAAGTACAGAGGCACGCAAGGCATCGTCCATCGTGTCCGAAATAACGACAAGTGGCTCCAGATGAAAATCAGTCTTTCTGGTGGCAGCAGCGGTAGTCCGGTGCGAAACAGTAAGGGACGGGTCATCGCGGTCGTTTCTGCCGTAGAAGATCCTTACAGCTACGCCATTCCCTCAAACGCGCTGAGGACTTTGATTGATCGCTCAAGGCTTGCGGAGCCTTTGACGCGGTGGCGTAAGCGAAAGCATATTCGTGCCTATATCTACTCCGTTCAAGGACAACGTAAATACAATGCGAATCACTATAACGAAGCAGTCGCCGATTTTGATAAAGCCATCAAACTTAATCCTGAAAAGGTAGATGCTTACTACAATCGAGGACTCGCAAAATTCACGCTTGGAGATCTCGAATTCGCCCAAGGAAATCTGGAGGAAGCTCGAAAGTTATATGAAGCCGGAATTGAAGACAGCACGCAAGCCATCAAGCTTAACCCTGAAGATGCTTATGCCTACCACAATCGCGCCGGTGGTAAGTTCCGCCTCGCTCAATTTGAAGCAAATCAAGGGGCTGTGGCGAAAGGACAAACGTACTATCAAGGCGCGATCCACGATTGGACACAAGTTATCGAATTAGATTCAGAACTTGCCGATCCGTATAACAATCGCGGGATCGCAAAGGCTACCCTTGGTGAATCTAAAGCGAATCAGGGCAACATAGCAGGCGCGCAGGCATTATATGCGTCAGCGATTGAGGACTGTACACAGGCAATACGATTATACCCAGAGTATGCTGAGCCGTACATCAATCGCGGATATGCGCGGTTCCGTCTCGGTAAAACGAGAGCAAATCAAGGAGATATGGCAGCGGCAGGGGCGTTATATCTGTCGGCGGTTGAAGACTGCACACGGGCGATACAATTGGACCCAGAGAATGCTTATGCCTACGGCAATCGGGGTGTTACCAAAGCTGCCCTCGGTAACGCTGAAGGCGCGATAGAGGACTTTGATGCGGCGCTCCGGATTAACCCTAATTATGCTGAAGTCTACTACGATCGCGGACGTGCGAAAGAAACACTTGGGCAAGAGGAAGCAGCACAAGCAGATTTTCAAAAGGCTAAAGCACTAAAACCAGATACGGAACAGTGA
- a CDS encoding zinc-binding dehydrogenase, whose translation MFGDQKGGVVEKPDPRAGGDIAVVKIHAVPMCTEYKGFIHGGTGEGFGHEAAGEVVEVAQPGRVKVGDRVVVQPQNTCGKCQMCVIGEHIHCMGGSRPSIRDLVGEDVASATYAQYMHKMEDMLCPIPEGVSYEHAGMACCGLGPTFGAMEQMQVNSLDTVMVTGLGPVGLGGIINAHYRGARVIGVESHPYRAELARKLGAEVVLDPTNEDILDQIRDLTDGVGIDKAVDCSGASAAHRLMVDAARRKGQVTFVGEGGEFPLAASRDMIRKGLVLRGNWHYNLGVYPKLMKVIQDSPETLDTFITHTFPMRDVQEAWELQATGECGKVVLHPWA comes from the coding sequence ATGTTCGGTGATCAAAAAGGGGGCGTCGTTGAAAAACCGGATCCCCGCGCTGGTGGAGATATCGCCGTCGTCAAAATCCATGCCGTCCCGATGTGTACGGAATATAAAGGGTTCATACATGGGGGCACCGGTGAAGGTTTTGGTCACGAAGCCGCTGGCGAAGTTGTGGAAGTCGCACAACCCGGCCGCGTCAAAGTAGGGGACCGCGTCGTTGTTCAACCACAGAACACCTGTGGTAAATGTCAGATGTGTGTCATTGGTGAGCACATCCACTGTATGGGAGGCAGTCGTCCAAGTATCCGGGATCTCGTCGGAGAAGACGTGGCTTCGGCAACTTATGCACAGTATATGCACAAAATGGAGGATATGTTATGTCCGATTCCAGAGGGTGTCAGTTATGAACACGCTGGGATGGCATGCTGTGGACTCGGACCGACGTTCGGTGCCATGGAGCAGATGCAGGTCAATTCATTGGATACAGTCATGGTAACTGGGTTAGGTCCCGTCGGACTTGGCGGTATTATCAATGCTCACTATCGCGGTGCGCGTGTCATTGGTGTAGAGAGTCATCCGTATCGTGCTGAACTCGCGAGAAAGTTGGGCGCAGAGGTCGTCTTGGACCCGACTAACGAAGATATTCTCGATCAAATTCGGGATTTAACGGACGGTGTCGGGATTGACAAGGCAGTGGACTGCTCAGGAGCATCAGCAGCGCACCGGTTGATGGTAGACGCAGCCCGCAGAAAGGGACAAGTCACATTCGTTGGGGAAGGCGGCGAATTTCCGCTCGCAGCAAGCCGAGACATGATTCGGAAGGGCTTAGTCCTACGTGGGAATTGGCACTACAACCTTGGTGTCTATCCAAAATTAATGAAGGTAATCCAAGATTCACCTGAAACTTTGGACACATTTATCACACACACCTTCCCGATGCGTGACGTACAGGAGGCGTGGGAATTGCAGGCGACCGGTGAGTGCGGTAAAGTCGTGCTGCATCCGTGGGCATAA
- a CDS encoding lamin tail domain-containing protein, translating into MKDLMTQRLVFSIFMTLILTFGIQGITDVLIPEAIALQTPKPPKLKLSYEDNTVPVAAQYNSIAISEIMYATNSGKLPQWIELHNRSRRKVNLEGWKIIIKNHPEDTSVLATKLTFTLGAKILDADQVLLLVTEQVPNSGVGTAKGDLPVDRVVILKDLIGGARGYRLLSQTAFKVTLKAPSGRKTSRKLISDIAGNLGEIPEWKLPLIEGNQRSSIIREYEGNTATGHPYDGTRADGWELTAKKDSQYVVRHNTYYGHRNDHGTPGYRARTTLPVKLSDLPVKLSRFFPKRDITGHPLISWTTETEMNNIGFNIKRSTTRNGKFKIINPVVIRGAGTTGERQTYTYTDTIAKPRVVYYYQLECISVDGIRRTLTLPTRLRGHIGYIRPTRFLLKSPTP; encoded by the coding sequence ATGAAGGACTTGATGACGCAAAGGCTTGTCTTTAGTATATTTATGACACTCATATTGACATTTGGCATCCAAGGCATTACGGATGTTCTAATCCCAGAGGCTATCGCTCTACAAACACCAAAACCGCCAAAGTTGAAATTGTCCTACGAAGATAATACCGTCCCAGTAGCTGCACAGTACAACAGTATCGCCATCAGTGAAATTATGTACGCCACCAACTCCGGCAAGCTTCCGCAGTGGATTGAACTCCACAACAGAAGTAGACGGAAAGTCAACCTTGAAGGGTGGAAAATTATAATTAAGAACCACCCGGAAGATACGTCTGTACTTGCCACCAAGCTTACCTTCACTTTAGGCGCAAAGATACTCGATGCCGACCAAGTCTTGCTGCTTGTGACGGAGCAAGTACCTAACTCTGGCGTTGGAACCGCAAAGGGGGACCTCCCAGTGGATCGTGTCGTCATCCTAAAAGACCTTATCGGCGGTGCACGGGGTTATCGCCTCTTGAGCCAAACCGCCTTCAAAGTCACCCTCAAGGCACCTTCTGGAAGGAAAACCTCTCGCAAGTTGATAAGCGACATCGCGGGTAACCTCGGGGAAATACCCGAATGGAAACTTCCGCTGATTGAAGGAAACCAACGAAGTTCTATTATCCGAGAATATGAAGGTAACACCGCAACAGGGCATCCGTATGATGGCACAAGGGCAGACGGATGGGAACTTACCGCCAAAAAGGATTCTCAGTATGTGGTACGGCACAATACCTACTATGGGCACCGCAACGATCACGGCACACCGGGTTATCGCGCACGTACGACTTTGCCCGTGAAACTCTCCGATTTGCCTGTGAAACTCTCTCGCTTCTTTCCTAAGCGTGACATCACCGGACACCCCCTTATTAGTTGGACAACCGAAACTGAGATGAACAACATAGGCTTTAACATCAAACGAAGCACAACCAGGAATGGTAAGTTCAAGATCATCAATCCTGTCGTTATCCGTGGCGCAGGCACAACCGGTGAAAGGCAAACCTACACCTACACCGATACGATTGCAAAACCGCGTGTCGTCTACTACTATCAACTCGAATGTATCTCTGTAGACGGGATCCGTCGGACACTCACCCTTCCCACGCGCCTAAGAGGGCACATCGGTTATATAAGACCTACGCGTTTCCTCTTAAAGTCGCCTACCCCCTGA
- a CDS encoding peptidase E produces the protein MKAVPKIVAIGGGEIRELETAAIDKRIVELTGKTRPKALFIPTASSDAPGYIDTFEKVYGEHLGCQTRTLKLIQNPPSFDEMSTLVLDSDLVYVGGGNTYKMMKLWRRLGLDTVLAEAASRGTVLSGLSAGAICWFRYGHSDSSSFYSNADWDYIRVRGLGFINAVYCPHYHVEKREASFSQMIAKRGGIGIACDNNAAIEIVGENYRILTSAPDGRAYKFFKRSGNAVITELSQNSEYTPLADLLRRG, from the coding sequence ATGAAAGCAGTACCGAAAATTGTTGCAATTGGTGGCGGAGAAATTAGAGAATTGGAAACCGCTGCGATTGACAAACGCATTGTTGAATTGACCGGTAAGACACGACCGAAGGCACTCTTCATTCCAACCGCCAGCAGCGACGCGCCTGGATACATTGATACTTTTGAAAAGGTTTACGGTGAACATCTTGGATGCCAGACGCGCACGCTCAAACTCATTCAAAATCCACCTTCGTTTGATGAAATGTCCACGTTGGTCTTGGATTCGGACCTCGTCTATGTTGGGGGTGGGAACACCTACAAGATGATGAAGTTATGGCGAAGATTGGGATTAGATACCGTATTGGCGGAGGCTGCGTCCCGCGGCACCGTTCTATCGGGTCTCAGTGCCGGCGCGATCTGCTGGTTTAGATACGGACATAGCGATTCCAGTTCTTTCTACAGCAACGCCGACTGGGACTATATCCGTGTCAGGGGACTCGGATTCATCAACGCAGTCTACTGTCCGCATTATCACGTCGAGAAACGAGAAGCCTCCTTCTCACAGATGATCGCAAAACGGGGTGGTATCGGAATCGCTTGTGATAATAACGCAGCGATTGAGATCGTTGGGGAAAACTACCGTATCCTCACCTCTGCACCTGATGGAAGGGCATACAAGTTCTTCAAGCGTAGCGGAAACGCTGTTATTACGGAATTATCTCAAAACAGCGAGTATACGCCTTTAGCCGATCTTTTAAGGCGAGGATAA
- a CDS encoding trypsin-like peptidase domain-containing protein has protein sequence MKVDRKSIFVLLTLGFLFSCAPTPQQIVPKKLVIPPVDSVSEKVKDSTVRLVGLRGIGSGFFVARDKIATNIHVVALPGPIFAKLVDKKAVWAVEGVTAYDVENDLVILKISGEGTPLQLGDSDAVRHGEPVSAVGFPDGVYKVMPGRVINAQNSNKRIRTTANTRGGSSGGPLLNSKKQVIGVHVGRDEAVPSNVLKALLSQPTRIEPIAQWHNRELIRAYAYFVLGKTKVAKKSYDEGMVDLDKALQLNPNFIYAYYARGIAKFNLSDYNGAIADYDKYIQVNFEDADAYRDRALAKFKFGDSKAEQGNTEAARSLYKAAIEDYANAIKLNPDRHHVYNYLMRRRYLFAQFEAAAGNMAEARKLYHEAIFDSEKAIQRDPDNIHAYHTRATAKVALGDAKDAIRDFDKLVWMVPKYAKYYYERGRAKEALGQKEAAQADFQKAKELDPDVGQ, from the coding sequence ATGAAAGTTGACCGAAAGTCTATATTCGTTTTACTAACACTGGGTTTTCTTTTCTCGTGTGCACCAACACCGCAACAGATAGTTCCCAAGAAACTGGTCATACCACCAGTGGACTCAGTCTCTGAAAAAGTAAAGGATTCAACTGTTCGCTTGGTGGGTTTGCGCGGCATTGGGAGCGGTTTCTTCGTGGCACGCGACAAGATTGCCACGAACATTCATGTAGTTGCCCTTCCCGGGCCTATTTTCGCGAAGCTTGTTGACAAGAAGGCAGTTTGGGCGGTGGAAGGCGTGACAGCGTATGATGTAGAAAACGACCTTGTCATCTTAAAAATCTCCGGTGAAGGCACGCCGCTACAGCTTGGTGATAGCGATGCAGTTAGACATGGTGAACCTGTTTCTGCTGTGGGATTTCCAGACGGTGTATACAAGGTTATGCCTGGGCGTGTAATCAACGCTCAGAATAGCAATAAACGAATTCGCACAACAGCTAATACACGTGGGGGGAGTAGTGGGGGACCTTTGCTAAATAGTAAGAAACAGGTTATCGGAGTTCACGTGGGTCGAGATGAGGCTGTCCCTTCAAACGTTCTCAAGGCATTACTCTCGCAGCCTACACGAATAGAACCTATAGCACAGTGGCACAATCGGGAGCTTATCCGTGCCTATGCCTATTTTGTTTTGGGAAAAACGAAAGTTGCAAAGAAAAGCTATGATGAAGGAATGGTTGACTTGGATAAAGCCCTGCAGCTGAACCCTAATTTTATTTATGCCTATTACGCACGTGGAATTGCGAAGTTTAACCTTAGCGACTATAACGGCGCGATAGCCGATTACGATAAATACATTCAGGTGAATTTTGAAGATGCCGATGCCTACAGAGATCGAGCGTTGGCGAAGTTCAAATTCGGTGATTCTAAAGCCGAACAAGGGAATACGGAGGCAGCACGCAGTTTATATAAAGCAGCAATTGAAGATTATGCGAACGCCATAAAACTAAATCCTGATAGGCACCATGTGTACAACTATTTGATGCGGAGGAGGTATCTCTTTGCGCAATTTGAAGCCGCTGCAGGAAATATGGCAGAAGCCAGAAAGTTATATCATGAGGCGATATTTGATAGTGAGAAAGCGATCCAACGAGACCCGGATAACATCCATGCTTATCATACACGAGCAACAGCAAAGGTAGCCCTTGGTGATGCTAAAGATGCCATACGTGATTTTGATAAACTTGTCTGGATGGTTCCCAAGTATGCAAAATACTACTATGAACGCGGGCGTGCGAAAGAAGCACTTGGACAGAAGGAAGCCGCACAAGCGGATTTTCAAAAGGCTAAGGAACTGGATCCAGATGTCGGACAGTAA
- a CDS encoding NAD(P)-dependent oxidoreductase: MFSTQLAQRAAENNPIRVGIIGAGKFGAGLVAQLSQMQGMVASAIADINLEHATNAYTASNVPSDAILQARNVNAMNDAIRSGKRAVTEDGMHVIQSDLIDVVVEATGIPEVGARMAYHTLMHRKHLVMVNVETDVTVGPFLRRLADNAGVVYTLVDGDQPGVTMNMVEWAKTLGFEIVAAGRGTVFYDDDRAGIPDTVPQRFGFSEELIERRTINFKMFNSFRDGSKAQIEMTSLANMAGLPPDVRGMHEPSVDIADIAEVFSLKEEGGILSRHGVVELANSITTDGKTMLDNPLRMGVFVVIRTDHPFTQEDLASYNLHPGGNDNNYLLYRPYHLVAVEAPISIAKAALYGQPTGTPLSTPVADVITVAKRDLKAGEVLDGSGGYTVNGLIEKAEISRAENLLPLGLADNAKLKCDASQGEAISYDMVTLDEDSFVLKLRRLQDATV, from the coding sequence ATGTTCAGCACACAACTCGCGCAGCGTGCGGCAGAGAACAACCCGATCCGTGTCGGGATCATCGGTGCGGGAAAATTTGGTGCAGGGCTGGTCGCGCAGCTTTCACAGATGCAAGGGATGGTAGCAAGTGCGATTGCAGACATCAATCTGGAACACGCTACAAACGCTTATACTGCCAGCAATGTCCCATCCGATGCAATCCTGCAGGCACGAAATGTGAACGCGATGAACGATGCCATCCGTAGCGGTAAACGCGCAGTTACCGAAGACGGGATGCACGTTATTCAGTCTGACCTGATTGATGTAGTTGTGGAAGCGACTGGCATTCCAGAAGTCGGTGCGCGAATGGCTTACCATACGCTCATGCATCGGAAGCATCTGGTGATGGTTAACGTTGAAACGGATGTCACCGTCGGTCCTTTCCTCAGACGCTTAGCGGACAATGCTGGTGTCGTGTATACGCTCGTCGATGGCGACCAACCCGGTGTGACGATGAATATGGTTGAGTGGGCAAAAACGCTCGGTTTTGAGATCGTTGCTGCGGGACGCGGTACGGTGTTCTATGATGATGACCGTGCCGGAATACCAGATACCGTTCCACAACGGTTCGGATTTAGTGAAGAATTGATTGAGCGACGCACGATTAACTTCAAGATGTTCAATTCGTTCCGAGATGGATCGAAGGCACAGATCGAGATGACCTCCTTGGCGAACATGGCAGGACTACCGCCGGATGTGCGCGGCATGCACGAACCCTCCGTAGACATTGCGGACATCGCGGAGGTCTTCAGCTTAAAAGAAGAAGGCGGTATTCTGAGTCGCCACGGTGTTGTTGAACTCGCAAATAGTATTACCACGGATGGCAAGACGATGCTGGACAATCCACTTCGGATGGGGGTATTCGTCGTTATTCGGACGGATCACCCATTCACCCAAGAAGACCTCGCCAGTTACAACCTGCATCCGGGGGGTAATGACAATAACTATCTTCTCTACCGTCCCTATCACCTCGTGGCTGTTGAAGCACCGATTTCAATCGCGAAAGCCGCACTCTATGGGCAACCGACAGGCACACCACTCTCGACACCCGTGGCTGACGTTATCACCGTTGCTAAACGCGACCTGAAAGCGGGAGAGGTCCTCGACGGAAGCGGAGGGTATACCGTTAACGGACTGATTGAAAAAGCGGAAATTTCACGTGCTGAAAATCTACTTCCCCTCGGTTTAGCGGACAACGCGAAATTAAAATGCGATGCTTCTCAAGGGGAAGCGATCTCTTATGATATGGTAACGTTAGATGAGGACTCTTTCGTGCTTAAACTTCGCCGCCTCCAAGACGCAACTGTTTGA
- a CDS encoding GNAT family N-acetyltransferase — MIEPDNFACHNVHLETERLKLRPFKDADFDIAVPFYRDPEFLNAIEESPPDEPVTKEYLKKAGKFMRDSGFLFAIVEKSSGRAIGEVCLQWMNLERAKIAGEKIMRLPIAIWDKSLWGKGYGKEVVRCLMAHAFEKLEIDRFCPVDVPVDNVRSQALWRSLGLSVSREADGGKMLDYEITRAEYEKIN, encoded by the coding sequence ATGATAGAACCAGATAACTTTGCATGCCACAATGTTCACTTGGAGACTGAACGTCTGAAACTCCGCCCTTTTAAGGATGCCGATTTTGATATTGCTGTTCCTTTCTACAGAGATCCCGAATTTCTAAACGCGATTGAGGAATCTCCGCCTGACGAACCTGTGACAAAGGAGTATCTCAAAAAAGCAGGTAAATTCATGAGGGATAGCGGATTTCTGTTTGCAATTGTAGAAAAGTCGAGTGGACGAGCTATTGGCGAGGTATGTCTGCAATGGATGAACTTGGAACGGGCGAAAATTGCTGGAGAAAAAATAATGCGTCTACCCATCGCGATTTGGGACAAGAGCTTGTGGGGCAAAGGCTACGGGAAAGAGGTCGTGCGATGCTTGATGGCGCATGCGTTTGAAAAACTGGAAATAGATCGGTTCTGTCCGGTGGACGTTCCGGTGGACAATGTCCGTTCACAAGCGTTGTGGCGGTCGCTTGGACTAAGTGTTTCACGAGAAGCGGACGGCGGGAAGATGTTGGACTATGAGATCACACGCGCAGAATATGAGAAAATTAACTGA
- a CDS encoding aspartyl protease family protein, giving the protein MRHTTQIELENLYDLVAVKLGVMNPEDVRSLIVVDALVDTGATGLCLPTPLIEQLGLTPIETRRARTATGIVDRVLYSEVQFTILERTGTMQITDLPEGSPVLVGHMVLEHLDLCVDIKEGLIYNPAHDGEWITEIL; this is encoded by the coding sequence ATGAGACATACTACGCAAATTGAACTTGAAAATTTATACGATCTGGTTGCTGTAAAGCTTGGTGTTATGAATCCTGAAGATGTGCGAAGCCTTATTGTCGTGGATGCCCTTGTTGATACTGGTGCAACGGGTCTTTGCCTACCGACACCACTCATTGAGCAACTCGGGCTCACACCTATTGAAACGAGGCGGGCACGTACCGCTACTGGCATCGTTGACCGCGTCCTTTATTCGGAAGTCCAATTTACGATATTGGAACGAACAGGGACGATGCAAATTACCGATCTACCTGAGGGTTCGCCTGTCCTCGTGGGACACATGGTTTTGGAGCATTTAGATCTCTGTGTTGATATAAAAGAGGGGTTAATCTATAATCCAGCACACGATGGTGAATGGATTACAGAGATCCTCTAA